The Nocardioides salarius genome includes a region encoding these proteins:
- a CDS encoding ABC transporter ATP-binding protein has translation MSEPTTPSTPSGTTTTAGQGDLADPAARRALMAGVVQEPGAAKPEPILTVDRITRHFGGITAVDVEHLEVQRGLITALIGPNGAGKTTFFNLITGFDKPSSAGKGAHWSFNGAKLDKTSAPKVAKAGMVRTFQLTKALSRMTVMDNMMLGAKDQTGESLAKAMFRPLWHSQEGEVRAKAEELLARFKLLEKKDDYAGSLSGGQRKLLEMARALMTDPTMIMLDEPMAGVNPALTQSLLGHIQSLRDEGMTVLFVEHDMHVVQHISDWVVVMAEGRIVAEGPADTVMANPAVIDAYLGAHHDTDLGDDDLLSDEVVKELHHEADEEEAARRDAEKGKR, from the coding sequence ATGTCTGAGCCCACGACCCCGAGCACCCCGAGCGGGACCACGACGACCGCCGGCCAGGGCGACCTGGCCGACCCCGCCGCGCGTCGCGCACTGATGGCGGGCGTGGTCCAGGAGCCGGGAGCGGCCAAGCCCGAGCCGATCCTGACCGTCGACCGCATCACCCGGCACTTCGGTGGCATCACGGCCGTCGACGTCGAGCACCTCGAGGTCCAGCGCGGCCTCATCACCGCGCTGATCGGGCCCAACGGTGCCGGCAAGACGACGTTCTTCAACCTCATCACGGGCTTCGACAAGCCGTCGTCGGCCGGCAAGGGCGCGCACTGGTCCTTCAACGGGGCCAAGCTCGACAAGACCTCGGCGCCCAAGGTGGCCAAGGCCGGCATGGTGCGCACCTTCCAGCTCACCAAGGCGCTGAGCCGGATGACGGTGATGGACAACATGATGCTGGGCGCCAAGGACCAGACCGGCGAGAGCCTGGCCAAGGCCATGTTCAGGCCGCTGTGGCACTCCCAGGAGGGCGAGGTGCGGGCCAAGGCCGAGGAGCTGCTGGCCCGCTTCAAGCTGCTGGAGAAGAAGGACGACTACGCGGGCAGCCTCTCCGGCGGCCAGCGCAAGCTCCTCGAGATGGCCCGGGCGCTGATGACCGACCCGACCATGATCATGCTCGACGAGCCGATGGCCGGGGTGAACCCGGCGCTGACCCAGTCGCTGCTCGGCCACATCCAGAGCCTGCGCGACGAGGGCATGACCGTGCTCTTCGTCGAGCACGACATGCACGTCGTGCAGCACATCTCCGACTGGGTCGTGGTGATGGCCGAGGGCCGCATCGTCGCCGAGGGCCCGGCCGACACCGTGATGGCCAACCCCGCGGTGATCGACGCCTACCTCGGTGCGCACCACGACACCGACCTGGGTGACGACGACCTGCTCAGCGACGAGGTCGTCAAGGAGCTGCACCACGAGGCCGACGAGGAAGAGGCGGCCCGACGGGACGCGGAGAAGGGGAAGCGATGA
- a CDS encoding ABC transporter substrate-binding protein, with product MNRSTTSHWVKLMAGTAALGLVLTACGSEDSEPEATDNEPTSESSESPAPADDEFTNDECADGSSNADTFKAGGILPLTGNLAFLGPPEVAGVGMAVSDINAAGGVNGAQACHQIEDSGDTTDLSISTASARKLIQDEASVVIGAASSSVSLNFVDRLTAAKVTQVSPANTAVDLSGYSDFYFRTAPPDGIQGNALGSLISSDGFQKIAFIVFSDTYGTGLRDVVQETVEAGGGECTYGCKGDGDEFPAGQTTFSSEVSAATNSNPDAIVILAFDETKAIVPELASTGWDMSATYFSDGNTADYSEDFESGTLTGAQGTIPGADAAQDFKDRLIAWNEFAFGDGLTDFAYAAESYDATILAALAAYKGGATDSETVQQNFAAVSGATDGEECTSYADCTAMLDEGNEIRYVGPSGIGPIDEENDPSSAFVGIYTFNDDNKNELTATVEGQKQS from the coding sequence GTGAATCGATCGACCACATCCCACTGGGTCAAGCTCATGGCCGGCACCGCCGCGCTCGGCCTGGTGCTGACCGCCTGCGGTTCGGAGGACTCCGAGCCCGAGGCCACTGACAACGAGCCCACCAGCGAGTCGAGCGAGTCGCCGGCGCCCGCCGACGACGAGTTCACCAACGACGAGTGCGCCGACGGCTCCTCGAACGCCGACACGTTCAAGGCCGGCGGCATCCTGCCGCTGACCGGCAACCTCGCGTTCCTCGGCCCGCCCGAGGTCGCCGGCGTCGGCATGGCCGTCTCCGACATCAACGCCGCCGGCGGCGTCAACGGCGCCCAGGCGTGCCACCAGATCGAGGACTCCGGTGACACCACCGACCTGTCCATCAGCACCGCCTCGGCGCGCAAGCTGATCCAGGACGAGGCCTCGGTCGTCATCGGCGCCGCGTCCTCCAGCGTCTCGCTGAACTTCGTGGACCGCCTCACCGCCGCCAAGGTCACCCAGGTCTCCCCCGCGAACACCGCGGTCGACCTGAGCGGCTACAGCGACTTCTACTTCCGCACCGCCCCGCCGGACGGCATCCAGGGCAACGCCCTCGGTTCGCTGATCTCCTCCGACGGCTTCCAGAAGATCGCCTTCATCGTCTTCTCCGACACCTACGGCACCGGCCTGCGTGACGTGGTCCAGGAGACCGTCGAGGCCGGCGGTGGCGAGTGCACCTACGGCTGCAAGGGCGACGGCGACGAGTTCCCGGCCGGTCAGACGACCTTCTCCTCCGAGGTCTCGGCTGCCACCAACTCCAACCCCGACGCCATCGTGATCCTCGCGTTCGACGAGACGAAGGCCATCGTGCCCGAGCTCGCCTCGACCGGGTGGGACATGTCGGCGACGTACTTCTCCGACGGCAACACCGCCGACTACTCGGAGGACTTCGAGTCGGGCACCCTGACCGGCGCCCAGGGCACCATCCCCGGTGCCGACGCGGCCCAGGACTTCAAGGACCGCCTGATCGCCTGGAACGAGTTCGCCTTCGGTGACGGCCTGACCGACTTCGCCTACGCGGCCGAGTCGTACGACGCCACCATCCTCGCGGCCCTGGCCGCCTACAAGGGCGGTGCGACCGACTCCGAGACGGTGCAGCAGAACTTCGCTGCGGTCTCCGGCGCCACCGACGGCGAGGAGTGCACCTCCTACGCCGACTGCACCGCCATGCTCGACGAGGGCAACGAGATCCGCTACGTCGGTCCCTCGGGCATCGGTCCCATCGACGAGGAGAACGACCCGTCCTCCGCGTTCGTCGGGATCTACACCTTCAACGACGACAACAAGAACGAGCTGACCGCCACGGTCGAGGGCCAGAAGCAGTCCTGA
- a CDS encoding ANTAR domain-containing response regulator: MTDPTATSRTVVIAEDEVLIRMDLAEMLAEEGFDVVGQAGDGESAVRLAQEHRPDLVILDVKMPVLDGIAAAEAIAGQRIAPVIVLTAFSQRELVERARDAGAMAYLVKPFSHTDLVPAIEMALSRFAEVQALETEVAGLTDRLETRKSVDRAKSVLQRELGVSEPEAFRWIQKTAMDLRLSMRQVADGVVEHGVAGSAAGDGEDSSPQGG; the protein is encoded by the coding sequence GTGACTGACCCGACCGCGACCTCCCGCACCGTCGTCATCGCCGAGGACGAGGTGCTGATCCGCATGGACCTCGCCGAGATGCTCGCCGAGGAGGGCTTCGACGTCGTGGGCCAGGCCGGCGACGGCGAGAGCGCCGTACGCCTGGCGCAGGAGCACCGGCCCGACCTGGTGATCCTCGACGTCAAGATGCCGGTCCTCGACGGGATCGCGGCGGCCGAGGCGATCGCGGGCCAGCGGATCGCGCCGGTCATCGTGCTGACGGCCTTCTCCCAGCGAGAGCTGGTCGAGCGCGCCCGCGACGCCGGCGCGATGGCCTACCTGGTCAAGCCGTTCAGCCACACCGACCTGGTGCCGGCGATCGAGATGGCGCTGAGCCGGTTCGCCGAGGTGCAGGCGCTGGAGACCGAGGTGGCCGGGCTGACCGACCGGCTCGAGACCCGCAAGAGCGTCGACCGCGCCAAGAGCGTGCTGCAGCGCGAGCTGGGGGTCTCGGAGCCCGAGGCCTTCCGCTGGATCCAGAAGACCGCGATGGACCTGCGGCTCTCGATGCGCCAGGTCGCCGACGGCGTCGTCGAGCACGGCGTCGCCGGATCCGCCGCCGGCGACGGCGAGGACTCGTCGCCGCAGGGTGGCTGA
- a CDS encoding hotdog fold thioesterase has protein sequence MDVEQYVAAMPQGMGALNEKMGVELLEVSSERVVATMPVEGNTQPYGLLHGGASVVLAETLGSIGSAVHAHPDRVAVGVDINATHHRSATSGTVTGVATPAHLGRTSATWEVVITDERGKRVCTSRITCSLVPRERVGL, from the coding sequence ATGGACGTGGAGCAGTACGTCGCCGCGATGCCGCAGGGCATGGGCGCACTGAACGAGAAGATGGGTGTCGAGCTGCTCGAGGTCTCCAGCGAGCGGGTGGTGGCCACGATGCCCGTCGAGGGCAACACCCAGCCCTACGGCCTGCTCCACGGCGGCGCCTCGGTGGTGCTGGCCGAGACGCTCGGCTCGATCGGCTCCGCGGTGCACGCCCACCCCGACCGGGTCGCGGTGGGCGTCGACATCAACGCCACCCACCACCGCTCGGCCACCAGCGGGACGGTGACCGGCGTCGCCACCCCCGCGCACCTGGGGCGCACGAGCGCCACCTGGGAGGTGGTGATCACCGACGAGCGCGGCAAGCGGGTGTGCACCTCGCGGATCACCTGCTCGCTGGTGCCCCGCGAGCGCGTGGGGCTCTAG
- a CDS encoding DUF554 domain-containing protein has translation MSPLLLSPPPMLVPGVGTAVNVTTVLLGCLLGVLLGHRLPERTRELVTDGLGLVTLLIAATAAVEVLSPTLADEVGDSAPMLIVLGSVLLGGITGSLLRLEQRVEGLGRFLQRRLAGGAGSVDRQRFVEGFVVASLVFCTGPLTILGSLNDGLGNGADQLFLKSTLDGFAAIAFAASFGWGVAASVLTIVVVQGGLTLAGLGLGDLLPEAHLAAVTAVGGLVLVGVALRLLRIREVAVSDLLPALVVAPLLVQLVAVLR, from the coding sequence GTGAGCCCGCTGCTGCTGTCCCCGCCCCCGATGCTGGTGCCCGGTGTCGGCACGGCCGTCAACGTCACCACGGTGCTGCTCGGCTGCCTGCTGGGCGTGCTGCTGGGCCACCGCCTGCCCGAGCGCACCCGCGAGCTGGTCACCGACGGGCTCGGGCTGGTGACCCTGCTGATCGCGGCCACCGCCGCCGTCGAGGTGCTCTCACCGACGCTGGCCGACGAGGTCGGCGACAGCGCACCCATGCTGATCGTGCTGGGCTCGGTGCTGCTGGGCGGCATCACCGGGTCCCTGCTGCGTCTCGAGCAGCGCGTCGAGGGCCTGGGCCGGTTCCTGCAGCGCCGCCTGGCCGGCGGCGCCGGCTCGGTCGACCGCCAGCGCTTCGTCGAGGGCTTCGTCGTCGCCTCGCTGGTCTTCTGCACCGGACCGCTGACCATCCTGGGCTCGCTCAACGACGGCCTCGGCAACGGCGCCGACCAGCTGTTCCTCAAGTCCACGCTCGACGGCTTCGCCGCGATCGCCTTCGCCGCGTCCTTCGGGTGGGGGGTCGCGGCCTCGGTGCTGACCATCGTGGTCGTGCAGGGCGGCCTGACGCTGGCCGGCCTCGGCCTGGGCGACCTGCTGCCGGAGGCCCACCTGGCCGCGGTCACCGCGGTGGGCGGACTGGTGCTCGTCGGGGTCGCGCTGCGGCTGCTTCGGATCCGCGAGGTCGCGGTCTCCGACCTGCTGCCGGCGCTCGTGGTCGCCCCCCTGCTGGTGCAGCTGGTCGCCGTCCTCCGGTGA
- a CDS encoding GNAT family N-acetyltransferase: MSRSSVSLRCAGEQDALFLADLWSEHLRRCDREEQVADLEQVIKEAALSSEQRLLVAEHDGRPAGAVLLRVATLSPINLEPVVQCYTPTVVPDLRRHGVGRTLVEAAVAWAEDLGISHVMTAASASSRDANRFMARLALRPQAVLRVAATPSVRAKVEAQRPVSERPRSARGQMLAARRSLRRQQSAG; this comes from the coding sequence ATGAGTCGGAGCTCGGTGAGCCTGCGGTGCGCGGGCGAGCAGGACGCGCTGTTCCTGGCCGACCTCTGGAGCGAGCACCTTCGCCGCTGCGACCGCGAGGAGCAGGTCGCCGACCTCGAGCAGGTGATCAAGGAGGCCGCGCTCTCGTCGGAGCAGCGGTTGCTGGTCGCCGAGCACGACGGCCGGCCGGCCGGCGCGGTGCTGCTGCGCGTGGCGACGCTGAGCCCGATCAACCTCGAGCCCGTGGTCCAGTGCTACACGCCGACCGTGGTGCCCGACCTGCGCCGGCACGGCGTCGGCCGCACGCTGGTCGAGGCGGCCGTCGCCTGGGCGGAGGACCTCGGCATCTCGCACGTGATGACCGCGGCCTCCGCGTCCTCGCGCGATGCCAACCGGTTCATGGCCCGGCTCGCCCTGCGCCCCCAGGCGGTGCTGCGGGTCGCGGCCACGCCGTCGGTGCGTGCGAAGGTCGAGGCGCAGCGGCCGGTCTCCGAGCGCCCCCGCTCGGCGCGCGGGCAGATGCTCGCGGCGCGACGCTCGCTGCGTCGCCAGCAGAGCGCCGGCTAG
- a CDS encoding ABC transporter ATP-binding protein has product MTTQTNAELPPGVPAGSRPVVEAKDLVAGYLPGVNILNGCSLTAYPGEMIGIIGPNGAGKSTLLKAMFGLVKIHSGSVHLGERDITNMRANQLVQMGVGFVPQTENVFPSLSIQENLRMGLFLRPKKLRERLDAMWDLFPNLHERKDRSAGALSGGERQSLAMARALMMEPSVLLLDEPSAGLSPVRQDETFIRTRQINKTGVCVVMVEQNARRCLQVCDRGYVLDQGRDAYTGGGRELANDPKVIELYLGTLAKEVGKE; this is encoded by the coding sequence ATGACCACCCAGACGAACGCCGAGCTGCCGCCGGGCGTCCCGGCCGGCTCGCGGCCCGTGGTCGAGGCCAAGGACCTGGTCGCCGGCTACCTGCCGGGCGTCAACATCCTCAACGGGTGCAGCCTGACCGCCTACCCCGGCGAGATGATCGGCATCATCGGCCCCAACGGTGCCGGCAAGTCCACCCTGCTCAAGGCGATGTTCGGGCTGGTGAAGATCCACTCCGGCAGCGTGCACCTGGGTGAGCGCGACATCACCAACATGCGCGCCAACCAGCTGGTCCAGATGGGCGTGGGCTTCGTGCCGCAGACGGAGAACGTCTTCCCGTCGCTGTCCATCCAGGAGAACCTGCGGATGGGGCTCTTCCTGCGTCCCAAGAAGCTGCGGGAGCGCCTCGACGCGATGTGGGACCTGTTCCCCAACCTGCACGAGCGCAAGGACCGCAGCGCCGGTGCGCTGTCGGGCGGTGAGCGTCAGTCGCTGGCGATGGCTCGCGCGCTGATGATGGAGCCGTCCGTGCTGCTGCTCGACGAGCCGTCGGCCGGCCTCTCGCCGGTGCGCCAGGACGAGACGTTCATCCGCACCCGCCAGATCAACAAGACCGGCGTGTGCGTGGTGATGGTCGAGCAGAACGCCCGTCGCTGCCTGCAGGTCTGCGACCGCGGCTACGTCCTCGACCAGGGACGCGACGCCTACACCGGCGGCGGTCGTGAGCTGGCCAACGACCCCAAGGTCATCGAGCTCTACCTGGGCACGCTGGCCAAGGAGGTCGGCAAGGAGTAG
- a CDS encoding branched-chain amino acid ABC transporter permease yields the protein MNEFLGILDAVVGEAISPDTAAVAIAVIGLNIHFGFTGLLNIGQAGYMLLGAYGMAISITYDIPLAVAVLIGLVVSVLFSLILGLPTLKLRGDYLAIVTISAAEIIRYTGRLAAFEDFTGGSQGIFGKDYQGPFMDLSFFGSGSFDLLPVNYLDAGGGAALRVVGLLVAVAAIAGIVVVAKRAKAADGEPPKVGTTATPKLVIAALSVVLFLALFFSFPQSEPRTSVDGWWVRVVAWSLVGVSCVIVFLLVRSPWGRLLRGIREDEEAMRSLGKNVFAIKMQALIIGGMFGALGGMVYVLTGSVQADSMGRQLTFFAYTALLLGGAATIFGPVLGSIIFFSARILVRELSGAYVPNSIMSTQQTEQFSYVVVGVALVLLVIFRPQGILGNKRELRFHV from the coding sequence ATGAACGAGTTCCTCGGAATCCTCGACGCCGTGGTCGGCGAGGCCATCTCGCCCGACACCGCGGCGGTCGCCATCGCCGTCATCGGCCTCAACATCCACTTCGGCTTCACCGGCCTGCTCAACATCGGCCAGGCCGGCTACATGCTGCTCGGGGCCTACGGCATGGCCATCTCGATCACCTACGACATCCCGCTGGCCGTCGCCGTGCTCATCGGGCTCGTCGTCTCGGTGCTGTTCTCGCTGATCCTGGGTCTGCCCACGCTGAAGCTACGAGGCGACTACCTGGCCATCGTGACGATCTCGGCGGCGGAGATCATCCGCTACACCGGTCGTCTGGCCGCCTTCGAGGACTTCACCGGAGGCTCGCAGGGCATCTTCGGCAAGGACTACCAGGGTCCGTTCATGGACCTGTCGTTCTTCGGCAGCGGCAGCTTCGACCTGCTGCCGGTGAACTACCTCGACGCCGGCGGTGGCGCTGCGCTGCGCGTGGTCGGCCTCCTGGTCGCCGTGGCCGCGATCGCGGGCATCGTCGTGGTGGCCAAGCGGGCCAAGGCGGCCGACGGCGAGCCGCCGAAGGTGGGCACGACGGCCACGCCCAAGCTCGTGATCGCCGCGCTCAGCGTCGTGCTGTTCCTGGCGCTGTTCTTCTCCTTCCCCCAGAGCGAGCCGCGCACCAGCGTGGACGGCTGGTGGGTCCGGGTGGTGGCCTGGTCCCTGGTGGGCGTCTCCTGCGTCATCGTCTTCCTGCTGGTGCGCAGCCCCTGGGGCCGACTCCTGCGCGGCATCCGCGAGGACGAGGAGGCGATGCGCAGCCTCGGCAAGAACGTCTTCGCCATCAAGATGCAGGCCCTGATCATCGGTGGCATGTTCGGCGCCCTCGGCGGCATGGTCTACGTGCTGACCGGCTCCGTGCAGGCCGACTCGATGGGGCGCCAGCTGACCTTCTTCGCCTACACCGCGCTGCTGCTCGGTGGCGCCGCCACGATCTTCGGCCCGGTGCTCGGCTCGATCATCTTCTTCTCCGCCCGCATCCTGGTCCGCGAGCTGTCCGGCGCCTACGTGCCCAACAGCATCATGAGCACCCAGCAGACCGAGCAGTTCTCCTACGTCGTCGTCGGCGTGGCACTGGTCCTGTTGGTGATCTTCCGACCACAAGGCATCCTCGGCAACAAGAGAGAGCTGCGTTTCCATGTCTGA
- a CDS encoding branched-chain amino acid ABC transporter permease, with translation MLLAPLLALGLGASPASAGVATLCLAQPGQTACVSGTVGNRTNPVEGADVVLRDDAGTEVDALTTGPDGKYSFQVDEAGDYFLFVDPESLPDDVEIIPPAPRFQEDDGSIRVPVKLGRTVAPDLEVRSVDYDADGAGFGEQIVQSVAQGLRLGLLLALASVGLSLIYGTTGLSSFSHAEQVTLGGMVAYGLVNVAGMNLWVGILLTTIICGATGYVQDRLMWQPLRRRGLGLTQMMIVTIGLALAAQYAFQFFVGASQQKVVVRTFDVVEIGPVRMTDMSFVAMGVALVAIAAVGFVLLRTRVGQATRAVSDNPALAAASGIDVDRIIRLVWIAATALAGLGGVFYALVVSNGIRWDTGMQILLLLFAAVTLGGLGTAFGAFVGAIIIGLVVELAGPLGAPGDLKYAVALVILILLLMVRPQGLLGRAVRVG, from the coding sequence ATGCTGCTGGCCCCGCTCCTCGCTCTGGGCCTCGGTGCCTCGCCGGCGAGCGCCGGCGTGGCGACCCTCTGCCTGGCGCAGCCCGGCCAGACCGCCTGCGTCAGCGGCACCGTCGGCAACCGGACCAACCCGGTCGAGGGCGCCGACGTGGTGCTGCGCGACGACGCCGGCACCGAGGTCGACGCGCTCACCACCGGTCCCGACGGCAAGTACAGCTTCCAGGTGGACGAGGCGGGCGACTACTTCCTCTTCGTCGACCCCGAGTCGCTGCCCGACGACGTCGAGATCATCCCGCCGGCGCCGCGGTTCCAGGAGGACGACGGCAGCATCCGCGTGCCGGTCAAGCTCGGCCGCACCGTGGCCCCCGACCTGGAGGTCCGCTCGGTCGACTACGACGCCGACGGCGCCGGGTTCGGCGAGCAGATCGTCCAGAGCGTCGCGCAGGGCCTGCGGCTGGGGCTGCTGCTCGCGCTCGCCTCGGTCGGACTCTCCCTGATCTACGGCACCACCGGCCTGTCCAGCTTCTCCCACGCCGAGCAGGTGACGCTGGGCGGCATGGTCGCCTACGGCCTGGTCAACGTCGCGGGCATGAACCTGTGGGTGGGCATCCTGCTCACCACCATCATCTGCGGCGCGACGGGCTACGTGCAGGACCGGCTGATGTGGCAACCACTGCGACGGCGTGGACTGGGCCTGACCCAGATGATGATCGTGACGATCGGTCTGGCGCTCGCGGCGCAGTACGCCTTCCAGTTCTTCGTCGGCGCCTCGCAGCAGAAGGTCGTCGTGCGCACCTTCGACGTGGTCGAGATCGGCCCCGTCCGGATGACCGACATGTCCTTCGTGGCGATGGGCGTCGCGCTGGTCGCGATCGCTGCCGTCGGCTTCGTGCTGCTGCGCACCCGGGTCGGCCAGGCCACCCGCGCGGTCTCCGACAACCCCGCGCTGGCGGCGGCCTCGGGCATCGACGTCGACCGCATCATCCGCCTCGTGTGGATCGCAGCCACGGCACTGGCCGGTCTCGGCGGCGTCTTCTACGCGCTGGTGGTCAGCAACGGCATCCGCTGGGACACCGGCATGCAGATCCTGCTGCTGCTCTTCGCGGCCGTGACGCTGGGCGGCCTGGGCACCGCCTTCGGTGCCTTCGTCGGCGCCATCATCATCGGTCTCGTCGTGGAGCTCGCCGGTCCGCTGGGCGCTCCCGGTGACCTCAAGTACGCGGTGGCGCTGGTCATCCTCATCCTGCTGCTGATGGTCAGGCCCCAGGGCCTGCTCGGACGCGCCGTCCGAGTCGGCTGA